The following proteins are co-located in the Vigna unguiculata cultivar IT97K-499-35 chromosome 9, ASM411807v1, whole genome shotgun sequence genome:
- the LOC114164177 gene encoding serine/threonine-protein kinase HT1-like: protein MKNLRWHKQISNSGKLGRRLSLGEYNRAVSWSKYLVSPGAEIKGEGEEEWSADMSQLLIGSKFASGRHSRIYRGVYKQKDVAIKLVSQPEEDEDLAAFLEKQFTSEVSLLLRLGHPNIITFIAACKKPPVFCIITEYLAGGSLGKFLHHQQPDILPQKLVLKLALDIARGMQYLHSQGILHRDLKSENLLLGEDMCVKVADFGISCLESQCGSAKGFTGTYRWMAPEMIKEKHHTKKVDVYSFGIVLWELLTGKTPFDNMTPEQAAFAVSHKNARPPLPCECPWAFSDLINRCWSSNPDKRPHFDEIVSILEFYTESLDQDSEFLSTYKPSPSSSSSNTILGCLPKCNARHKFGACKA from the exons ATGAAGAACTTGAGGTGGCACAAGCAAATTTCCAACAGTGGCAAGTTGGGGAGAAGGCTTTCACTTGGGGAGTACAACCGCGCAGTGTCATGGTCTAAGTATCTGGTGTCTCCGGGGGCTGAGATAAagggagaaggagaagaagaatggAGTGCAGATATGTCTCAGTTGCTCATTGGATCCAAATTTGCCTCTGGCAGACACAGCAGAATCTACAGAGGGGTTTACAAGCAAAAAGATGTCGCAATTAAGCTCGTCAGTCAACCGGAGGAGGATGAGGATTTGGCTGCTTTTCTTGAGAAGCAATTCACTTCTGAGGTCTCTTTGCTCCTTCGATTAGGCCACCCAAATATCATTACT TTTATTGCTGCTTGCAAGAAACCTCCTGTGTTTTGCATAATCACTGAATATTTGGCTGGAGGTTCACTGGGAAAATTCCTGCACCACCAGCAACCAGATATACTCCCGCAAAAACTTGTTCTGAAGTTAGCCCTTGACATTGCAAGAGGGATGCAGTATCTTCATTCTCAAGGGATTCTTCATAGGGATCTCAAATCAGAGAATCTCCTCTTGGGGGAAGACATGTGTGTAAAGGTAGCAGATTTTGGTATCTCATGCTTAGAATCTCAGTGTGGCAGTGCAAAAGGATTCACCGGAACTTACCGTTGGATGGCGCCCGAAATGATCAAAGAAAAGCATCATACCAAGAAAGTAGATGTGTATAGTTTTGGCATAGTTCTATGGGAGCTTTTGACAGGAAAAACTCCATTTGACAACATGACTCCAGAGCAAGCAGCATTTGCAGTTTCCCACAAG AATGCAAGACCACCATTGCCATGTGAGTGTCCTTGGGCATTTAGTGATCTGATCAATAGATGCTGGTCAAGCAACCCAGATAAAAGGCCTCATTTTGATGAGATAGTTTCGATTTTGGAGTTCTACACAGAATCACTTGATCAAGATTCAGAGTTTTTGTCAACTTACAAACCAAGTCCTAGCAGTAGTAGTAGTAACACCATTCTTGGGTGCCTCCCAAAATGCAATGCACGCCATAAATTTGGTGCTTGCAAAGCTTAg